A genomic stretch from Photobacterium atrarenae includes:
- a CDS encoding SDR family oxidoreductase, with translation MNIAQSVFVVTAAGCPVGKAISLHFASLGAKLALVDIQPDRLAQVQQACLCAGGDSDTFLLTTQDETSIAQLIRDIDRRFGAIDVLINYWQNAELPSLLEPTSVDRFCRSMIEGATPFFIFGKHAASYMREHHSEGVIINLAASYFNASQPANSSSKAMISGLTQSWAKELAEFNIRVGGVVPLCLEGQSCQSDCQLSMPMQYEIVRCAEYIVANDYFNGRMIEAEAG, from the coding sequence ATGAATATCGCACAATCCGTTTTTGTCGTTACAGCTGCTGGCTGCCCGGTGGGCAAAGCGATTTCACTTCATTTCGCTTCTCTGGGTGCCAAACTGGCATTGGTCGATATCCAGCCCGATCGCCTGGCACAGGTGCAACAGGCCTGCCTGTGTGCCGGTGGTGATTCAGACACGTTTTTGCTCACCACCCAGGACGAAACCTCAATTGCGCAGCTGATCCGCGACATTGACCGCCGGTTTGGCGCCATTGATGTCCTGATCAACTACTGGCAGAACGCCGAATTGCCTTCCCTGCTCGAACCGACCTCCGTCGATCGCTTCTGCCGCTCAATGATTGAAGGCGCAACCCCTTTTTTCATCTTCGGCAAGCATGCCGCCAGCTACATGCGTGAGCACCACAGTGAAGGGGTGATCATCAACCTGGCCGCCAGCTATTTCAATGCCAGCCAGCCTGCCAACAGCAGCTCAAAAGCCATGATTTCGGGACTGACGCAAAGCTGGGCCAAAGAGCTGGCCGAGTTTAATATCCGGGTGGGTGGCGTCGTCCCACTGTGTCTGGAAGGCCAATCCTGCCAAAGCGACTGCCAGCTCAGCATGCCGATGCAATATGAGATCGTCCGCTGCGCCGAGTATATTGTGGCCAACGACTACTTTAACGGCCGGATGATTGAGGCAGAAGCCGGTTAA
- a CDS encoding VC2046/SO_2500 family protein: MQVHTLDKAQLIHEVQLGDHLNHAVEGGRRADFALMLAMLSPDQLETVPVDAPPAPGKTEAELRTYFELQPPQPLTTTEHCYTHSAIQAAAFHQSGDLGDVRLLQGLQPTALDFPPQGTKGMPEEVYHNLSGHERRMLPPKEEASIQASPQDLYLSLIQAKRYAEMQRIT; this comes from the coding sequence ATGCAGGTCCACACTCTCGATAAAGCACAGCTCATTCACGAAGTACAGCTGGGCGACCACCTCAACCATGCGGTTGAAGGCGGGCGTCGGGCTGACTTTGCGTTGATGCTGGCTATGCTGTCGCCGGATCAGCTGGAAACCGTTCCGGTCGATGCGCCGCCAGCCCCCGGCAAAACAGAAGCAGAGCTGCGGACATACTTTGAGCTCCAGCCTCCGCAGCCACTGACGACCACAGAGCACTGTTATACTCACAGCGCCATCCAGGCGGCCGCTTTCCACCAAAGCGGCGATCTGGGCGATGTTCGCCTGCTCCAGGGCCTGCAACCCACCGCGCTCGACTTCCCGCCCCAGGGCACCAAGGGAATGCCCGAGGAGGTATACCACAACCTGTCCGGCCATGAACGCCGCATGCTTCCCCCCAAGGAAGAGGCCAGTATTCAGGCTTCGCCGCAGGATCTGTACCTGTCGCTGATCCAGGCGAAACGCTACGCCGAAATGCAGCGTATCACCTGA